From the genome of Amyelois transitella isolate CPQ chromosome 16, ilAmyTran1.1, whole genome shotgun sequence, one region includes:
- the LOC132902659 gene encoding uncharacterized protein LOC132902659: MPPKTNAERQKAYREKLKKEKPAKYEKIRVKHLEKIKENNKKKKEMLTEKEKEELREKWRQANAKRAERKKKANLTTHDKNTLEVRKNTYSNTKILKETLKNLIEENNQLKRRNKNLKQACNRMRKRMVNLKKLLHQQTVTNNDVISIEPTAKTPQCDDTPLTKSNSFIKEVLPNVSLVEKERVKKKLLLLNTITDSLKTEFNKADPKERTILKKVATNEIANKKKLKTAISNVLGLKGRIRTTTKGSNQMRKKYKKEIQNFFAREDVSRPSAGKKECITRNKEKVQKRYLIEPIYKLYRKYRTEGGKASLQTFYRFRPFFVVKPRLQDRNTCACIKHCNLLFKAISLKKLGLLQTSDIDELMKNVSCSNSFKCMYSECSECKDKKLAIDLTISEDSPVQWLQWKMSTYTYTKIGKKKSEEKQTKKYLKQIVKGTVTTLIKEFQDDIQKFKTHYFNVSHQYLAWKKCIENLDEEEAALICDFSENFSCKQSEEI; encoded by the coding sequence atGCCACCTAAAACTAATGCCGAAAGGCAAAAAGCTTACAgagaaaaactaaaaaaggAAAAGCCAGCAAAATATGAGAAAATTCGAGTTAAGcatttggaaaaaataaaagaaaataacaaaaagaaaaaggaaatgcttacagaaaaagaaaaagaagagtTACGAGAAAAGTGGAGACAAGCCAATGCTAAAAGAgctgaaagaaaaaagaaggcTAACCTTACCACACATGACAAAAATACATTAGAAGTTAGAAAAAACACTTATTCTAATACAAAAATCTTAAAGGAAACACTAAAAAACCtaattgaagaaaataatcaGTTAAAAAGACGTAATAAGAATTTAAAGCAAGCCTGTAATCGGATGAGAAAGCGAATGGTCAATCTGAAAAAACTACTACATCAACAAACTGTGACTAATAATGACGTTATTTCCATTGAACCAACTGCTAAAACACCACAATGTGACGACACACCATTAACGAAATCAAATAGTTtcataaaagaagttttaccAAATGTGTCTCTGGTAGAAAAAGAAAGGGTGAAAAAGAAGTTACTTTTACTAAACACAATTACAGATTCTTTAAAGACAGAGTTTAATAAAGCAGATCCCAAAGAGAGGACAATACTAAAAAAGGTAGCTACAAACgaaattgcaaataaaaaaaaattaaaaacagctATTTCTAATGTTCTTGGCCTGAAAGGAAGAATCAGAACGACGACAAAAGGAAGTAACCAAatgagaaagaaatataaaaaagaaatccaaAATTTCTTTGCAAGAGAAGATGTAAGTAGACCTAGCGCAGGGAAAAAAGAGTGCATAAcgagaaataaagaaaaagtacaAAAGAGATATTTAATTGAACCAATATACAAGCTCTATAGAAAATACAGGACAGAAGGTGGTAAAGCATCTTTGCAAACTTTTTATCGGTTCCGACCATTCTTTGTTGTGAAACCAAGACTTCAAGATAGGAATACTTGTGCTTGCATAAAGCATtgcaatttattgtttaaggCAATATCTTTGAAGAAGCTAGGTTTACTTCAAACATCTGACATTGATGAACTTATGAAAAATGTAAGTTGCAGCAATTCTTTCAAGTGCATGTACTCCGAGTGTTCTGAATGCAAAGATAAGAAATTAGCTATTGATTTGACGATAAGTGAAGATAGTCCCGTGCAATGGCTCCAATGGAAAATGAGCACGTATACCTATACTAAAATTGGCAAAAAGAAATCAGAAGAAAAACAGACAAAGAAGTATTTAAAACAGATAGTGAAAGGAACAGTGACTAcattaattaaagaatttcaagatgatatacaaaaatttaaaactcatTACTTCAATGTTTCGCATCAGTACTTGGCGTGGAAAAAGTGTATTGAAAACCTTGATGAAGAGGAAGCAGCATTGATTTGCGATTTTTCAGAAAACTTTTCATGCAAGCAATCTGAAGAAATTTAG